One region of Trinickia violacea genomic DNA includes:
- the ampD gene encoding 1,6-anhydro-N-acetylmuramyl-L-alanine amidase AmpD: protein MSIGLTVGADGWVSAARALPSPNFEARPDGAAPTLIVIHNISLPPGEFGGSAIADLFLNRLDCDAHPYYDAHLRGLRVSSHFVIRRDGVLEQFVSCNERAWHAGLSNFFGRERCNDFSIGVELEGSDDTAFEVPQYETLAALVKALVARYPIDALVGHSDIAPGRKTDPGPHFDWQRFAQDAALPARYFPYRHG, encoded by the coding sequence ATGAGCATAGGCTTGACCGTTGGCGCGGACGGCTGGGTGAGCGCGGCGCGCGCACTGCCGTCGCCGAACTTCGAAGCGCGACCCGATGGCGCGGCGCCGACGCTGATCGTGATCCACAACATCAGCCTGCCGCCCGGCGAGTTCGGCGGCAGCGCGATCGCCGATCTCTTCCTGAACCGGCTCGACTGCGACGCGCACCCGTACTACGACGCGCATCTGCGCGGCTTGCGCGTCTCGTCGCATTTCGTGATCCGGCGCGACGGCGTCCTCGAGCAGTTCGTCTCGTGCAACGAGCGTGCGTGGCACGCGGGCCTCTCGAACTTCTTCGGCCGTGAACGCTGCAACGACTTCTCGATCGGCGTCGAGCTGGAGGGCAGCGACGACACGGCGTTCGAAGTGCCGCAATACGAGACGCTGGCCGCACTCGTGAAGGCGCTCGTCGCTCGCTATCCGATCGATGCGCTCGTCGGCCACTCCGACATCGCACCGGGCCGCAAGACCGACCCCGGTCCGCATTTCGACTGGCAGCGCTTCGCCCAAGACGCCGCATTGCCCGCTCGGTACTTTCCCTATCGGCACGGCTGA
- a CDS encoding PP0621 family protein, with protein sequence MRQLLLLILLFFAGQWLVKALRRVGNAADAPRNGPFDTSARPDANPGNTGGAQAQSQSRQLAEPMVRCATCGVHTPQSESILAAGQRFCCAEHAERYAARPTGRTAR encoded by the coding sequence ATGCGACAACTTCTTCTTCTGATCCTGCTGTTCTTCGCCGGCCAATGGCTCGTGAAGGCGTTGCGGCGCGTGGGCAATGCCGCCGACGCGCCGCGCAACGGCCCGTTCGATACGAGTGCGCGGCCTGACGCGAACCCCGGCAACACCGGCGGCGCGCAAGCGCAGTCGCAATCGCGGCAGCTCGCCGAGCCGATGGTCCGCTGCGCGACTTGCGGCGTGCATACGCCGCAAAGCGAATCGATCCTTGCCGCGGGGCAGCGCTTTTGCTGCGCCGAGCACGCCGAGCGCTACGCGGCCCGCCCGACCGGGCGCACCGCTCGATGA
- a CDS encoding cytochrome C assembly family protein: MDIVLYALTALLYGGLAVAGWRAHRHVEAQTMLSSVPPVPAGRDARAPVSAASGMSVQGRWLLFVALLAHGVLLHTTIFPQNAMVFGFAFALSAMFWLGAGIYWIESFFFPLDGLRLLVLPLACVASLMPLAFGGVRVLSYAAAPMFKLHFIIANVAYGLFAIAALHAVLMLFAERRLHAMRGAAQRGTGANGGWLSSWLDTLPPLLTLEKLLFRLISAGFVLLTLTLLSGILFSEQLVDRAIKLDHKTVFAILSWLMFGALLTARKVSGWRGRAALRWVLASFVALLLAYVGSRFVFEVLLHRPVV, translated from the coding sequence ATGGATATTGTACTGTATGCCCTCACTGCGCTTCTTTACGGCGGCCTTGCCGTCGCGGGCTGGCGCGCCCATCGGCACGTGGAGGCGCAAACGATGCTCTCGAGCGTGCCGCCGGTACCGGCGGGCCGGGACGCGCGCGCGCCGGTGTCGGCCGCGTCGGGCATGAGCGTGCAGGGGCGCTGGCTGCTCTTTGTCGCGCTGCTCGCGCACGGCGTACTGCTGCACACGACGATCTTTCCGCAGAACGCGATGGTGTTCGGCTTCGCGTTCGCACTCTCCGCGATGTTCTGGCTCGGCGCCGGCATCTACTGGATCGAGAGTTTCTTCTTCCCGCTCGACGGCTTGCGGCTCCTCGTGCTGCCGCTCGCGTGCGTCGCGTCGCTGATGCCGCTCGCGTTCGGCGGAGTGCGCGTGCTGTCGTATGCGGCGGCGCCGATGTTCAAGCTGCATTTCATCATTGCGAATGTCGCGTACGGGCTCTTCGCGATCGCCGCGCTGCACGCCGTGCTGATGCTGTTCGCCGAGCGCCGATTGCATGCGATGCGTGGCGCGGCGCAACGCGGCACCGGCGCGAACGGCGGGTGGCTCTCGAGCTGGCTCGATACGCTGCCGCCGCTCCTCACGCTCGAAAAGCTGCTGTTCCGGCTGATCTCGGCGGGGTTCGTGCTGCTCACGCTCACGCTCTTGTCCGGCATCCTATTTAGTGAGCAGCTGGTGGACCGCGCGATCAAGCTCGATCACAAGACCGTCTTCGCGATCTTGTCCTGGCTGATGTTCGGCGCGTTGCTCACGGCGCGCAAGGTATCCGGCTGGCGCGGCCGCGCGGCGTTGCGCTGGGTGCTCGCGTCGTTCGTTGCGCTGCTGCTGGCCTATGTCGGCAGCCGCTTCGTCTTTGAGGTGCTGCTGCACCGTCCCGTGGTTTGA
- the ffh gene encoding signal recognition particle protein, whose translation MLDNLTTRMARVVKTLRGEARLTEANTQEMLREVRLALLEADVALPVVREFIAKVKEKALGEEVLSSLTPGQALVGVVQRELTAVIGGDYEGKAVELNLAVTPPAIVLMAGLQGAGKTTTVGKLAKLLREKYKKKVLTVSCDVYRPAAIAQLKTVTEQVGADFFPSEPDQKPVDIARAAVDWAKRHYHDVLLVDTAGRLGIDEAMMNEISALHAELKPAETLFVVDAMLGQDAVNTAKAFNDALPLTGVVLTKLDGDSRGGAALSVRHVTGKPIKFVGVAEKLDGLEVFYPDRMANRILGMGDILALVEEAQRGVDVQAAQKLADKVKKGGDFDLNDFRAQLSQMKNMGGLSSLMDKLPAQFQQAAAGADMGQAEKQMRRMEGIINSMTPQERAKPELIKATRKRRIAAGAGVQVQEVNRMLNQYEQMRTMMKKLKGGNLQKMMRGMKGMLPGMR comes from the coding sequence ATGCTCGACAATCTCACCACACGGATGGCGCGCGTCGTCAAGACGCTGCGCGGCGAAGCCCGGCTCACCGAGGCGAACACACAGGAGATGCTGCGCGAAGTGCGCCTCGCGCTCCTCGAAGCCGACGTGGCGCTGCCCGTCGTGCGCGAATTCATCGCGAAGGTGAAGGAAAAGGCGCTCGGCGAAGAAGTGCTGTCGAGCCTGACGCCGGGCCAGGCGCTCGTCGGCGTCGTGCAGCGCGAGCTGACAGCCGTGATCGGCGGCGACTATGAAGGCAAGGCCGTCGAGCTCAATCTCGCCGTCACGCCGCCCGCGATCGTCCTGATGGCCGGCCTGCAAGGCGCCGGTAAAACGACCACGGTCGGCAAGCTCGCGAAACTGCTGCGCGAGAAGTACAAGAAGAAGGTGCTCACGGTTTCCTGCGACGTCTACCGCCCTGCCGCTATCGCGCAGTTGAAGACGGTGACGGAGCAAGTCGGCGCCGACTTCTTCCCGTCCGAGCCCGATCAGAAGCCGGTCGATATCGCGCGCGCCGCGGTCGATTGGGCGAAGCGCCACTATCACGACGTGCTGCTCGTCGATACGGCCGGCCGTCTCGGCATCGACGAAGCGATGATGAACGAAATCAGCGCGCTGCACGCGGAGCTGAAGCCGGCGGAAACGCTCTTCGTCGTCGACGCGATGCTCGGCCAGGACGCCGTCAACACCGCCAAGGCGTTCAACGACGCGCTGCCGCTCACCGGCGTCGTGCTCACCAAGCTCGATGGCGACTCGCGCGGCGGCGCGGCGCTGTCGGTGCGTCACGTGACCGGCAAGCCGATCAAGTTCGTCGGCGTCGCCGAAAAGCTCGACGGCCTTGAAGTGTTCTATCCGGACCGGATGGCGAACCGGATCCTCGGCATGGGCGACATTCTCGCGCTCGTCGAGGAAGCGCAGCGCGGCGTCGACGTGCAAGCCGCCCAGAAGCTCGCCGACAAGGTCAAGAAAGGCGGCGACTTCGATCTCAACGATTTCCGCGCACAGCTTTCGCAGATGAAGAACATGGGCGGCCTGTCGTCGCTGATGGATAAACTCCCCGCGCAGTTCCAGCAAGCCGCGGCCGGCGCCGACATGGGCCAGGCCGAAAAGCAGATGCGCCGCATGGAAGGCATCATCAACTCGATGACGCCGCAGGAGCGTGCGAAACCCGAACTCATCAAGGCGACCCGCAAGCGCCGCATCGCGGCCGGCGCCGGCGTGCAGGTGCAGGAAGTGAACCGCATGCTCAACCAGTACGAGCAGATGCGCACCATGATGAAGAAGCTCAAGGGCGGCAACCTGCAGAAGATGATGCGCGGCATGAAGGGCATGCTGCCGGGCATGCGCTGA
- a CDS encoding hypoxanthine-guanine phosphoribosyltransferase, producing MNREEALHIFRHSEEIVSATEVDASIAKMAQAIRTEMSEDFPLVLSVMGGAAVFTGMLLPHLDFPLEFDYIHLTRYRNTTKGGSDMQWRVAPAESVKDRVVLVLDDILDEGETMAAIRDRILAMGAKRFLSAVLCEKLIDKDKPLRPDFCGFEVPDRYVFGCGMDAKGYWRNLPTIRALTDGA from the coding sequence ATGAATCGCGAAGAAGCTCTCCACATTTTCCGCCACTCCGAAGAGATCGTATCGGCCACCGAGGTCGACGCGTCGATAGCGAAAATGGCGCAGGCCATCCGCACCGAAATGAGCGAGGACTTTCCGCTCGTGCTGTCGGTGATGGGCGGCGCGGCGGTATTCACCGGCATGCTGCTGCCGCACCTCGACTTCCCGCTCGAATTCGACTACATCCACCTGACCCGCTACCGCAACACCACGAAGGGCGGCAGCGACATGCAGTGGCGCGTCGCGCCGGCCGAGTCGGTGAAGGATCGCGTCGTGCTCGTGCTCGACGACATCCTCGACGAAGGCGAAACGATGGCCGCGATCCGCGACCGTATTCTGGCGATGGGCGCGAAGCGCTTCCTGTCTGCCGTGCTGTGCGAGAAGCTGATCGATAAGGACAAGCCGCTGCGCCCCGACTTCTGCGGCTTCGAAGTGCCCGACCGCTACGTGTTCGGCTGCGGGATGGACGCGAAGGGCTACTGGCGCAACCTGCCGACGATCCGCGCGCTGACCGACGGCGCCTGA